A genomic segment from Pelobates fuscus isolate aPelFus1 chromosome 7, aPelFus1.pri, whole genome shotgun sequence encodes:
- the LOC134569301 gene encoding oocyte zinc finger protein XlCOF7.1-like, translating to MKKSSNKTTKDSSSPNSSNFSEPYMSTKDIINTKPFSCSECGKCFRWPSEIVIHQRTHTGEKPFSCAECGKCFSQCSGLSTHQRTHTGEKPFSCAECGKCFNRHAPLVLHQRTHTGEKPFSCAECGKCFNRHAPLVLHQRTHTGEKPFSCAECGKCFSHNSTLVNHQRTHTGEKPFSCSECGKCFSLNSALVNHQRTHTGEKPFSCSECGKCFSQCSGLSTHQRTHTGEKPFSCAECGKCFNRHAPLVLHQRTHTGEKPFSCAECGKCFSHNSTLVNHQRTHTGEKPFSCSECGKCFSLNSALVNHQRTHTGEKPFSCSECGKCFSLNSALVKHQRTHTGEKPFSCSECEKSFSGHSNLVSHQRTHTGEKPFSCSECGKCFSGHSNLVKHQRIHTGEKPFSCSECGRWFRHNITLVTHQRTHTGEKPFSCSECGKCFRQNTALVKHQRSHTGEKPFSCSECGKCFIGHSNLVTHQRTHTGEKPFSCGECGKCFNEHSNLKAHQRIHTGEEPFSCT from the coding sequence ATGAAGAAATCTTCTAATAAGACAACCAAGGATTCCAGCTCTCCAAACTCAAGCAATTTCTCAGAACCCTATATGTCTACAAAGGATATCATAAACacaaaacctttctcatgttctgaatgcggaAAATGTTTTCGCTGGCCGTCAGAAATTGttatacatcagagaactcacacgggagagaaacctttctcatgtgctgaatgtgggaaatgttttagccagTGCTCAGGTCTTAGTACACATcaaagaactcacacaggagagaaacctttctcatgtgctgaatgtgggaaatgttttaacagACATGCTCCCCTTGTTTTAcaccagagaactcacacaggagagaaacctttctcatgtgctgaatgtgggaaatgttttaacagACATGCTCCCCTTGTTTTAcaccagagaactcacacaggagagaaacctttctcatgtgctgaatgtgggaaatgttttagccatAACTCAACTCTAGTTaaccatcagagaactcacacaggagagaaacctttctcatgttctgaatgtgggaaatgttttagcctTAACTCAGCTCTAGTTaaccatcagagaactcacacaggagagaaacctttctcatgttctgaatgtgggaaatgttttagccagTGCTCAGGTCTTAGTACACATcaaagaactcacacaggagagaaacctttctcatgtgctgaatgtgggaaatgttttaacagACATGCTCCCCTTGTTTTAcaccagagaactcacacaggagagaaacctttctcatgtgctgaatgtgggaaatgttttagccatAACTCAACTCTAGTTaaccatcagagaactcacacaggagagaaacctttctcatgttctgaatgtgggaaatgttttagcctTAACTCAGCTCTAGTTaaccatcagagaactcacacaggagagaaacctttctcatgttctgaatgtgggaaatgttttagcctTAACTCAGCTCTAGTTaagcatcagagaactcacacaggagagaaacctttctcatgttctgaatgtgagaaATCTTTTAGCGGGCACTCAAATCTTGTttcacatcagagaactcacacaggagagaaacctttctcatgttctgaatgtggaaaatgttttagcgGGCACTCAAATCTTGTTAAACATCAGAGaatccacacaggagagaaacctttctcatgttctgaatgtgggagatGGTTTAGACATAACATAACTCTAGttacacatcagagaactcacacaggagagaaacctttctcatgttctgaatgtggaaaatgttttagacAAAACACAGCTCTAGTTAAACATCAGAGaagtcacacaggagagaaacctttctcatgttctgaatgtggaaaatgttttatcgGGCACTCAAATCTTGTTACACATCAGAGAacccacacaggagagaaacctttctcatgtggtgaatgtgggaaatgctttAACGAGCACTCAAATCTTAAAGCACATCAGAGAATCCACACAGGTGAGGAACCTTTCTCATGTACATAA